Proteins encoded within one genomic window of Pectobacterium araliae:
- a CDS encoding SDR family NAD(P)-dependent oxidoreductase gives MHRLNGKVALITGGARGQGEAEARLFAREGAHVFLCDILENEGNTLAENIRTCGGKASFKFLNVAEEDHWTQIVSEIDAEVGWLDILINNAGINVRNTLTDTSLDQWNKLLNVNLSGAFLGIQACAPLMKRSGGGSIVNIGSTAGIMGHPIAAYSSSKWGVRGLTKAAAIEFADANIRVNAMHPGVVETPMLDASSPVFKQLKNMTPLGRAAQPEEMAAVALFLASDDASFITGIDLAVDGGFSELGTYGEVWKHIRT, from the coding sequence ATGCATAGACTGAATGGAAAAGTAGCGCTGATTACCGGCGGAGCCCGTGGTCAGGGGGAAGCGGAAGCTCGTCTTTTTGCCCGTGAAGGTGCCCATGTTTTTTTGTGCGATATTTTGGAAAATGAAGGCAATACGTTGGCGGAAAACATTCGAACCTGCGGAGGAAAAGCCAGCTTTAAATTTCTGAATGTGGCGGAAGAAGATCACTGGACGCAGATCGTCAGCGAAATTGATGCCGAAGTCGGATGGCTCGATATCCTGATTAACAACGCTGGCATCAACGTACGAAATACGCTTACTGATACCAGCCTTGATCAGTGGAATAAGCTGCTTAATGTCAATCTAAGCGGTGCGTTTCTGGGGATTCAGGCATGCGCTCCGTTAATGAAACGCAGTGGCGGAGGCAGTATCGTTAATATCGGCTCAACAGCAGGCATTATGGGCCATCCTATTGCTGCTTATTCTTCGTCAAAATGGGGCGTTCGGGGGCTGACCAAAGCTGCGGCTATCGAGTTTGCTGACGCGAATATTCGGGTTAACGCCATGCACCCCGGTGTGGTGGAAACACCGATGCTGGATGCATCCAGTCCGGTATTTAAGCAACTGAAGAATATGACGCCGTTGGGACGCGCAGCACAGCCAGAAGAAATGGCTGCCGTAGCGCTGTTCCTCGCCAGTGATGATGCCAGCTTTATTACCGGCATTGATCTGGCCGTCGATGGCGGTTTCAGCGAACTGGGTACTTACGGTGAAGTATGGAAACATATAAGAACCTGA
- a CDS encoding LysR family transcriptional regulator yields MRGTNIGDIIAFTTTIEAGTFADAARTLGLSRSAVAKAVGRLETRLGVSLFRRTTRALSVTEEGRRFHEQCAVILDDLEAAENNIAGRDAQPKGLLRITAPGAFGQLHVMPVVREFLKKWPQVTIEMNLTDRVVDIVEEGFDLAIRIGGVTEPHQYLISRVIGRYRTMFCAAPEYLEKYGMPQTIESLRDHLCLPYANSRTHTSGQHAWRILASDGGWHTIPGRIAFTANRGEAILDAALSGMGIAYLPSFLFDRHVAERRLVPVLPDYDTAELPVMALYPTKRYLPAKVRAFIDDLINAVRAEKEKLNIIHAGNIMPGAKESGGTSV; encoded by the coding sequence ATGCGGGGAACGAACATCGGAGACATCATCGCTTTCACGACGACAATAGAAGCAGGCACTTTTGCTGACGCGGCCCGCACGCTGGGTCTGTCACGTTCAGCAGTGGCAAAAGCCGTTGGGCGGCTGGAGACTCGTTTGGGAGTCAGTCTCTTCAGGCGGACAACCAGAGCACTCAGTGTGACAGAAGAAGGCCGGCGGTTTCACGAGCAATGTGCCGTCATACTCGATGACCTGGAGGCAGCCGAGAACAACATCGCCGGCCGGGATGCACAGCCGAAAGGTCTGCTGCGCATTACGGCCCCGGGGGCCTTTGGTCAGTTGCACGTTATGCCTGTGGTGCGTGAATTTCTTAAAAAATGGCCACAGGTAACGATTGAGATGAATCTGACCGACCGGGTCGTTGACATCGTCGAAGAGGGTTTTGATCTGGCAATACGTATCGGCGGAGTGACCGAGCCACACCAGTACCTGATCTCGCGCGTGATCGGCCGGTATCGCACGATGTTTTGTGCGGCTCCCGAATACCTTGAAAAATATGGTATGCCACAGACTATCGAATCCTTGCGCGACCATCTTTGCCTTCCCTATGCGAACTCGAGGACGCATACCTCCGGGCAACACGCATGGCGCATTCTGGCATCAGATGGGGGATGGCATACGATCCCTGGACGAATTGCGTTTACGGCCAATCGTGGCGAGGCCATACTCGACGCGGCCTTGTCTGGCATGGGAATAGCCTATTTGCCATCCTTTTTGTTTGACCGTCATGTGGCGGAGAGACGACTGGTGCCGGTCCTTCCTGACTATGACACTGCTGAGTTACCTGTCATGGCGTTATATCCTACGAAGCGATACCTGCCCGCAAAGGTTCGCGCTTTTATTGATGATCTGATCAACGCAGTGCGGGCAGAAAAAGAAAAACTTAACATCATCCATGCCGGGAACATCATGCCAGGGGCGAAGGAATCAGGAGGGACTTCTGTATGA
- a CDS encoding NIPSNAP family protein: MRQYQLRNYYFSSSSAAADYLLRWRLHVDSLKIFNVETHGFFSASKEPNRVVALVSYPSGANPDDVIGAYMKSEEFKADMSGFDMLQMERVETLLLTPDTNSPLY, translated from the coding sequence GTGCGCCAATATCAGCTACGCAACTATTACTTTTCATCATCATCCGCAGCGGCGGATTATCTTCTGCGCTGGCGGCTCCATGTTGACAGTCTGAAAATATTTAATGTCGAAACCCACGGATTTTTCTCCGCCTCAAAAGAGCCCAATCGTGTGGTTGCACTGGTCAGTTATCCGTCTGGAGCGAATCCTGACGATGTGATCGGAGCATATATGAAAAGCGAAGAATTCAAGGCTGATATGTCAGGTTTTGACATGTTGCAAATGGAAAGAGTGGAAACCCTGTTGCTGACTCCTGATACCAACTCGCCTTTGTACTGA
- a CDS encoding YqaE/Pmp3 family membrane protein: MGFWRIVLTILLPPLGVLLGKGIGGAFILNIILTLLGYFPGLVHAFWVQTKDDGI, from the coding sequence ATGGGATTTTGGCGCATTGTTCTGACTATTCTTCTGCCACCGTTAGGCGTGTTATTGGGGAAAGGGATTGGTGGGGCGTTTATTCTGAATATTATTCTGACGCTATTAGGTTATTTTCCCGGTTTGGTGCATGCATTTTGGGTGCAGACAAAAGATGATGGAATTTAA
- a CDS encoding LysR family transcriptional regulator: MRYKGLDLNLLAALEVLLTEQSVSRAATKMHLSQSAMSNALSRLRERFSDELLVPAGRGFHLSPRAHRLLPEVRAIMARIDGGVLSRCSASPAMAKRHIRLMASDYVSLTALAEGLSKLSVEAPNLTFDIIKMTDQPFRYIEQYDIDLLITSDLYISHKHPSQPWFCDDYVALVCSHGKWTSQNFDRDSFTVAPQIAVRFEPRGNQTHDENLLSTLGIMKNTVLTISSHALIPYFLVGTDRVATLQRRLAAIFMQQFPLRLIELPVVVPPIKEVFQWHQSNDGDPVLDFVRHKLLSLMDGC, from the coding sequence ATGCGCTATAAAGGCCTTGATCTCAATTTACTGGCAGCGCTTGAGGTGCTATTGACTGAGCAAAGCGTTAGCCGTGCAGCGACAAAAATGCATTTAAGCCAGTCTGCGATGAGCAACGCATTATCACGTCTGCGTGAACGGTTTTCTGATGAATTGCTGGTACCTGCCGGGCGTGGATTTCATCTTTCACCTCGGGCACATCGCCTCCTCCCCGAAGTTCGTGCGATTATGGCGCGCATTGACGGGGGCGTTCTGAGTCGATGCTCTGCCAGTCCGGCGATGGCCAAAAGGCATATTCGGTTGATGGCTTCAGACTATGTCTCTCTGACCGCACTGGCTGAGGGTTTAAGCAAATTGTCGGTTGAAGCACCCAATCTGACGTTTGACATTATTAAAATGACCGATCAACCATTCAGATATATCGAACAGTATGATATTGACCTGCTGATTACATCCGACCTCTATATTTCGCATAAACATCCGTCGCAACCGTGGTTTTGCGATGATTACGTTGCGCTCGTCTGCTCTCATGGGAAATGGACATCCCAAAACTTTGACAGAGATTCCTTTACAGTTGCTCCACAGATTGCAGTCAGATTTGAACCTCGGGGAAACCAGACCCATGACGAAAACTTGTTGAGCACTTTGGGAATTATGAAGAACACGGTACTGACGATATCCAGTCATGCGCTTATCCCCTATTTTCTGGTAGGTACAGACAGGGTCGCCACACTGCAACGCAGACTGGCAGCAATCTTTATGCAACAGTTCCCCTTACGACTAATTGAATTACCAGTCGTTGTGCCACCGATTAAAGAAGTATTTCAGTGGCACCAGAGTAATGATGGTGATCCAGTTTTGGATTTTGTGCGTCACAAGCTTTTGTCCCTGATGGATGGCTGTTAA
- a CDS encoding tyrosine-type recombinase/integrase yields MSLTDAKIRTLKPSDKPFKVSDSHGLYLLVKPGGSRHWYLKYRINGNESRIALGPYPVVSLSDARQQREGIRKMLALNINPAQQRATERSSRRPETVFKNVALAWHKSNKKWSQNTADRLLASLNNHVFPVIGHKSVSELKPRHFIDLLKGIEEKGLLEVASRTRQYLNNIMRHAVHQGLIDTNPAVNLEGVTIPPVRRHYPALPLESLPEMLERIESYHQGRELTRLSVLLTLHLFIRSSELRFARWSEIDFTNRVWTIPATREPIIGVRYSGRGAKMRMPHIVPLSEQAITILKQIKDITGNNELVFPGDHNPYKPMCENTINKALRVMGYDTKKDICGHGFRAMACSALMESGLWAKDAVERQMSHQERNTVRMAYIHKAEHLEARTAMMQWWSDYLDMCREYYIPPYIQGSKKRHIAA; encoded by the coding sequence ATGTCCCTTACCGACGCGAAAATCCGCACTCTTAAACCTTCTGATAAGCCCTTTAAAGTCTCCGATTCCCACGGTCTGTATCTTCTTGTCAAACCGGGCGGTTCCCGCCACTGGTATCTCAAGTATCGAATCAACGGTAACGAATCCCGCATTGCACTGGGGCCCTATCCGGTCGTTTCCCTGTCTGATGCGCGACAGCAACGTGAAGGTATCCGTAAGATGCTGGCGCTGAACATTAACCCGGCACAGCAGCGGGCCACTGAGCGCAGCTCACGCAGACCGGAAACAGTGTTTAAAAACGTGGCGCTGGCGTGGCACAAGAGCAATAAAAAGTGGTCGCAGAATACCGCTGACCGCCTGCTCGCCAGCCTGAACAATCATGTTTTTCCGGTTATCGGACACAAGTCAGTATCAGAACTTAAACCCCGTCATTTTATTGACCTGCTAAAAGGGATTGAGGAAAAAGGGCTGCTGGAGGTCGCTTCCCGCACGCGGCAGTACCTCAATAACATCATGCGTCATGCAGTCCATCAGGGGTTAATCGACACAAACCCGGCAGTAAACCTTGAGGGCGTCACAATACCACCTGTTAGACGCCACTATCCGGCCCTGCCGCTGGAGAGCCTCCCTGAAATGCTTGAACGCATTGAAAGTTATCATCAGGGACGGGAACTGACCCGGCTTTCAGTCCTGCTGACGCTGCATCTGTTCATCCGCTCCAGTGAATTGCGTTTTGCCCGCTGGTCAGAGATTGATTTCACGAACAGAGTCTGGACGATACCCGCGACGCGAGAACCCATTATTGGCGTGCGTTATTCCGGGCGCGGGGCCAAAATGCGAATGCCGCATATTGTCCCCCTCTCAGAACAGGCCATCACCATTTTGAAACAGATTAAGGATATCACCGGTAATAATGAACTGGTCTTCCCTGGCGACCATAACCCGTATAAGCCAATGTGTGAAAATACGATCAACAAGGCATTGCGGGTGATGGGCTACGACACGAAAAAGGATATCTGTGGCCACGGCTTTCGTGCGATGGCATGCAGTGCGTTAATGGAATCGGGTTTATGGGCAAAGGACGCAGTAGAACGCCAGATGAGTCATCAGGAGCGCAATACCGTGCGTATGGCTTATATTCACAAGGCAGAACATCTGGAAGCCCGTACGGCGATGATGCAGTGGTGGTCCGATTATCTGGATATGTGCCGTGAATACTATATACCACCCTATATTCAGGGTAGTAAAAAGCGTCACATCGCCGCCTGA
- a CDS encoding class-II fumarase/aspartase family protein has translation MASNVLDSVLFRDSFGTPEMRAIFDDRELIRKYVEVEIALANAQARCGVIPEEAAAEITASCNADTLDFELLRHETEIVGYPILPLVHQISKQAGQSGGYVHWGATTQDIMDTAVVLQIRDAFALIEADIDALRSILAGLAVRYRNTPMAGRTHLQQALPITFGYKAAIWLDMFDRHAERLAQLRPRVLVGEFAGAAGTLASLGDKGLAVQKALMAELGLGVPTSTWHVARDGFAEAVNLLAVITGSLGKIGYDVMLMASNEFGELYEPFVKGRGASSTMPQKRNPISSELMLACSKGVRQQAGLMLDAMVQDLERATGPWHAEWIAIPESFILSAGALHQAKFMLNGLIVDEKMMLKNLNMTNGLIVAEAVMMGLAPYIGRQEAHDIVYDACRIVNEKGGTLADVLNAMPSVASRLAPKLIEDLTNPVNYLGSAPEMVDQVVNKTERK, from the coding sequence ATGGCTTCGAATGTGCTTGATTCAGTTCTATTCCGTGATTCATTTGGTACCCCAGAAATGCGGGCGATCTTCGATGACCGGGAACTCATCCGTAAGTATGTAGAAGTAGAGATTGCACTCGCCAATGCACAAGCACGTTGTGGTGTGATCCCAGAAGAGGCGGCCGCAGAAATCACCGCCAGCTGTAACGCTGACACGCTCGATTTTGAGCTGCTGCGCCACGAAACAGAAATTGTGGGCTACCCCATCCTGCCTCTGGTGCACCAAATTTCCAAACAGGCTGGCCAATCTGGTGGTTATGTCCACTGGGGCGCAACAACACAGGACATTATGGATACAGCCGTGGTGCTGCAAATCCGTGATGCCTTCGCGTTAATTGAAGCAGATATCGACGCACTGCGTTCTATTTTGGCCGGACTGGCCGTGCGTTACCGTAATACGCCAATGGCTGGGCGTACCCATTTACAACAGGCGCTACCGATTACATTCGGCTACAAAGCCGCCATCTGGCTGGACATGTTCGACCGCCATGCCGAGCGCCTTGCGCAGTTGCGCCCACGCGTGCTGGTGGGCGAATTCGCAGGCGCTGCGGGGACATTGGCCTCATTAGGCGATAAAGGGCTTGCGGTACAAAAAGCGCTGATGGCCGAGCTTGGCCTGGGCGTTCCCACGTCAACCTGGCATGTCGCTCGTGATGGATTTGCCGAAGCCGTCAACCTGCTGGCAGTGATTACAGGTTCGTTAGGGAAAATTGGCTATGACGTCATGCTGATGGCCTCCAACGAGTTCGGCGAGTTGTATGAACCGTTTGTTAAAGGCCGTGGAGCCAGCAGCACCATGCCGCAAAAGCGTAACCCCATTTCCAGCGAACTGATGCTGGCCTGTTCCAAAGGCGTTCGCCAACAGGCAGGGTTAATGTTGGATGCGATGGTGCAGGATCTGGAACGCGCCACAGGCCCGTGGCATGCGGAGTGGATCGCCATTCCGGAAAGTTTCATTCTTTCTGCCGGCGCACTTCATCAAGCCAAGTTCATGCTAAACGGCCTGATTGTTGATGAGAAAATGATGCTGAAAAACCTCAATATGACAAACGGCCTGATTGTGGCTGAAGCCGTGATGATGGGGCTGGCACCGTATATTGGTCGTCAGGAAGCGCATGACATCGTCTACGATGCCTGTCGCATCGTTAATGAGAAAGGCGGCACGCTGGCCGATGTTCTTAATGCCATGCCCAGCGTCGCCAGCCGACTCGCGCCTAAATTAATCGAAGATCTGACCAACCCCGTCAATTATTTGGGCAGTGCCCCTGAAATGGTTGACCAGGTAGTCAATAAAACGGAAAGAAAATAG
- a CDS encoding anion permease: MSSESSTKKKIVAVIIPLLLGLIIWFSPVPDGLTPQAWHMFAIFAATIAAILTQPLPSGAIMLLVLCITIFTGTLTEAKALAGFSSGTVWLIFCAYILSLGFVTSGLGKRIAYKMLSLFGGSSLGIAYSLGVSDLIMAPAMPSVTARSGGIIFPIARSINEVLGSTPGISGKKIGDFLIMVCFQFTPITGAIFLTGMAANPLVGSLAKTSLGVDITWGGWFIAAVVPAMCCFCLMPLLVYKILNPELKKTPEAKEMGRRSLAELGNMKPAEKKVAFGFVLALLGWGTSLITGFSATSVGLALVAYLFVTQAVQWKEVLNDRAAWDTVIWFSVIISLAAGLSDLGFIEWMTVKLGASIQGFGAMETFVILGILYIYVHYLFATASGHVAALYAPFAATAIAAGAPPMMVAICFGIFSNLMWGNTEYGGGPGPIYFAQGYFERHRFYKINFCIVTFNVALIFIVGLVWWKLIGYY; this comes from the coding sequence ATGTCATCCGAATCCTCCACCAAGAAAAAAATAGTCGCGGTTATTATTCCTCTCCTGCTGGGTCTGATTATCTGGTTTTCTCCGGTTCCTGATGGTCTTACGCCGCAGGCATGGCATATGTTCGCGATTTTTGCCGCCACCATCGCAGCGATATTGACGCAGCCCCTGCCATCGGGCGCAATTATGCTGCTTGTTCTTTGCATCACCATTTTCACGGGAACCTTAACCGAAGCCAAAGCATTAGCGGGTTTTTCCAGCGGCACCGTCTGGCTCATATTTTGTGCTTATATCCTTTCTCTGGGCTTTGTGACATCTGGATTGGGAAAACGCATCGCCTACAAAATGCTGTCACTATTCGGTGGGAGCAGCTTGGGGATCGCCTATTCACTGGGCGTTTCCGACCTCATCATGGCGCCCGCCATGCCTTCCGTCACGGCGCGTTCAGGGGGAATTATCTTTCCTATCGCGCGTTCGATTAATGAAGTCTTAGGCTCAACACCCGGCATCAGCGGTAAAAAGATCGGAGACTTTCTGATCATGGTCTGCTTTCAGTTTACGCCGATCACGGGTGCCATCTTCCTCACGGGCATGGCCGCCAACCCGCTCGTTGGCAGCCTGGCAAAAACGTCACTAGGCGTCGATATCACCTGGGGCGGCTGGTTTATTGCGGCTGTCGTGCCAGCAATGTGCTGTTTCTGTCTAATGCCGTTACTGGTTTATAAAATACTGAACCCAGAGTTGAAAAAAACGCCAGAAGCCAAGGAGATGGGACGCCGCTCGCTAGCGGAATTAGGCAACATGAAACCGGCAGAGAAAAAAGTGGCCTTTGGCTTCGTGCTCGCGCTGCTTGGCTGGGGAACCAGCCTGATCACGGGTTTCTCTGCCACGTCCGTCGGGTTGGCATTAGTAGCCTACCTGTTTGTTACGCAGGCCGTACAGTGGAAAGAGGTCCTCAACGATCGCGCAGCCTGGGATACCGTCATCTGGTTTAGCGTCATTATCAGCCTCGCCGCCGGATTGTCTGACCTTGGTTTCATTGAGTGGATGACCGTTAAGCTAGGTGCTTCCATACAGGGTTTCGGCGCAATGGAAACCTTCGTTATTCTCGGCATTCTCTATATCTATGTGCATTATCTGTTTGCTACCGCCTCTGGTCACGTCGCCGCACTCTATGCGCCCTTCGCTGCCACCGCCATAGCCGCGGGCGCGCCACCCATGATGGTCGCCATCTGTTTTGGGATTTTTAGCAATCTGATGTGGGGAAATACCGAATACGGCGGTGGCCCCGGCCCTATTTACTTTGCTCAGGGATATTTTGAACGCCACCGTTTCTATAAAATCAATTTCTGCATCGTCACATTTAACGTCGCCCTGATTTTTATCGTCGGCTTAGTGTGGTGGAAACTGATTGGCTATTATTGA
- a CDS encoding ketopantoate reductase family protein, with protein sequence MKILMFGRGAIATLYGWAFTRAGHQVEYFVRPGRAAEYGSVLQVDILDCRYKRRGERVSENLQTSLREDLPKNHDFDLIIVSVQHYNFNSVVQYLASRVSNATVLVFNNFWDEPLEAASPLPLSQLTWGFPGAGGGFPGKGMRGVLLKKVNFGTLGPGQDNRKLMVRNLFRKTGFDIVEHEDFRGWLLIHFILNGGLHAESMNAGSHVRLYQSVSHCRNAIRIMRELLCLLRERDVDFSAHRADLILIKLPGWIGGSVLALAWKFYRPLRRIVESHSMPNDPLQTVRDLVEYAKVRGIATPLLDNAYASSVRQDR encoded by the coding sequence ATGAAAATATTGATGTTCGGGCGTGGTGCTATCGCCACACTTTATGGTTGGGCATTCACCAGGGCAGGCCACCAGGTGGAATATTTTGTTCGTCCAGGTCGCGCGGCTGAATATGGCAGTGTCCTGCAGGTGGACATTCTCGATTGTCGTTATAAAAGACGAGGTGAACGTGTGTCGGAGAACCTGCAGACGTCTTTGAGAGAAGACCTGCCGAAGAACCATGACTTCGACCTGATTATTGTTAGCGTCCAGCATTACAATTTCAACAGTGTCGTTCAATATCTCGCATCTCGAGTCAGTAATGCCACCGTGCTGGTATTTAACAACTTCTGGGATGAACCTTTGGAGGCCGCCTCGCCACTTCCTTTATCTCAACTTACCTGGGGTTTTCCTGGCGCGGGTGGCGGCTTTCCAGGGAAGGGAATGCGTGGTGTCCTGCTGAAAAAGGTGAACTTTGGCACGTTAGGTCCTGGCCAGGACAACCGTAAACTTATGGTCAGAAACCTGTTCCGAAAAACAGGTTTCGATATTGTTGAGCATGAAGATTTCCGTGGCTGGCTTTTGATACACTTCATATTGAATGGCGGCTTGCACGCTGAGAGTATGAATGCCGGGTCGCATGTGAGGCTATATCAATCTGTTTCGCACTGTCGCAATGCCATTCGCATTATGCGTGAGCTATTGTGCTTGCTACGCGAGCGGGACGTTGACTTTAGTGCTCACCGGGCAGATTTAATATTGATTAAGCTACCTGGATGGATCGGCGGTAGTGTCCTTGCGCTTGCATGGAAATTCTACAGGCCACTACGACGCATTGTCGAAAGCCATTCGATGCCAAACGATCCTCTTCAAACCGTGAGGGATCTTGTCGAATACGCGAAAGTACGGGGTATTGCTACACCGTTACTTGACAACGCCTATGCCTCCTCGGTACGGCAGGATCGTTGA
- the mtfA gene encoding DgsA anti-repressor MtfA, whose protein sequence is MIKWPWKNTQPQVQTLEHWQAAISIPLLAPLNDEELQQLVTLAELLLKQKRLIPLQDLVLTELMQQRIALLFSLPVLSLGIDALDGFHEILVYPSPFIVEEEWQDDIGLVHKGKMVQSGQSWDQGPIVLNWQEVQDSFDLSGFNLIIHEVAHKLDIRSSGEATGVPLIPLRDIAAWEQHLHGAMDALQEEIDLVGEDAASMDPYAAHDPAECFAVLSEYFFSSPELLEERFPDLYRCFQKFYRQDPLVRLKNWQNSTNYHAPSIY, encoded by the coding sequence ATGATTAAATGGCCGTGGAAAAACACTCAACCTCAGGTGCAGACTCTGGAACACTGGCAAGCTGCGATTTCTATCCCGCTCCTTGCGCCTTTAAACGATGAGGAACTTCAGCAGTTGGTCACGCTTGCTGAACTGCTTCTAAAACAAAAGCGTCTGATTCCATTGCAGGATCTGGTGTTAACGGAACTCATGCAGCAACGTATCGCCTTATTGTTTTCCCTGCCGGTGCTATCGCTGGGCATTGACGCTCTGGATGGCTTTCATGAAATTCTGGTTTATCCCAGCCCATTTATTGTAGAGGAAGAATGGCAGGATGACATCGGGCTCGTGCATAAGGGGAAAATGGTACAGTCTGGGCAAAGTTGGGATCAGGGGCCGATTGTCCTCAATTGGCAGGAAGTACAGGACTCCTTCGATCTCTCCGGTTTCAACCTCATCATTCATGAGGTCGCCCACAAGCTGGACATTCGCAGCAGCGGTGAAGCAACGGGCGTTCCCCTGATTCCACTGCGCGATATTGCCGCCTGGGAGCAGCATTTACATGGTGCAATGGATGCTTTACAGGAAGAAATCGATTTGGTGGGAGAAGACGCCGCCAGCATGGACCCCTACGCCGCCCACGATCCAGCTGAGTGTTTTGCGGTATTATCGGAATATTTCTTCAGCTCCCCCGAGCTTCTTGAAGAGCGCTTCCCAGATCTGTACCGCTGCTTCCAAAAATTCTATCGCCAAGATCCGCTCGTTCGGCTAAAAAACTGGCAAAACAGCACCAATTATCATGCACCATCGATTTACTAA
- a CDS encoding GntR family transcriptional regulator: MKEPLYKRIARELSQSITLGQYPAGSLIPSELELCEQYQVSRHTVREALRDLTEAGLLSRRKGVGSVVVDNDEKRERNHPLASLEDLFVLAKTNLRVVKKIDEIVADVELAQIIGGKPGDRWLHIASIREDSEKKDAPICWTDSYVSPDYAKVKSLVRSDPFALISDLIEKHYGVQGEEVRQTISAVGVPAKIAKTLGVDVGYPALKIIRHYLDRSGNVFETTVSIHPADRYTCSITLKRQTGN, from the coding sequence ATGAAAGAACCTTTGTATAAGCGCATTGCCCGTGAACTCAGCCAAAGTATTACGCTAGGCCAGTATCCGGCAGGGTCGTTGATCCCCTCCGAGCTGGAGCTTTGTGAGCAGTATCAGGTTAGTCGGCATACCGTCAGGGAGGCGTTGCGTGATCTAACCGAAGCGGGGTTGCTATCCCGACGCAAGGGCGTGGGTTCCGTTGTTGTCGATAATGATGAAAAACGTGAACGCAACCATCCTCTGGCTAGCCTTGAGGATCTGTTCGTGCTGGCAAAAACCAATCTGCGCGTCGTGAAGAAGATTGATGAAATCGTGGCGGACGTTGAACTGGCACAAATTATCGGTGGTAAGCCGGGCGATCGCTGGCTGCATATTGCCAGCATTCGTGAAGACAGCGAGAAAAAGGACGCGCCAATCTGCTGGACCGATAGCTACGTTAGCCCGGATTATGCCAAGGTTAAAAGTCTGGTACGCAGCGATCCGTTTGCGTTGATTAGTGATTTGATTGAAAAGCACTATGGCGTGCAGGGTGAAGAGGTGCGTCAGACCATTTCTGCCGTTGGTGTTCCGGCCAAAATAGCGAAAACGCTGGGCGTTGATGTCGGTTATCCGGCATTAAAAATCATCCGCCATTATCTTGATCGCTCGGGAAACGTCTTTGAAACCACGGTGTCGATCCATCCGGCAGACCGATATACCTGCTCTATTACACTAAAACGCCAAACGGGAAACTGA
- a CDS encoding lysozyme inhibitor LprI family protein, protein MKKLAIAVFVLLPITQATAADCGNANTQLEMNQCAADEYKKVDGELNRLYQDVVKRMVLEEHTTLLRSAQRKWIAYRDADCEFQTFPTTGGSVHGMVYSQCLTQKTAERVKELKNMLSCKEGDLSCPL, encoded by the coding sequence ATGAAAAAACTCGCTATTGCTGTCTTTGTTCTACTGCCCATCACCCAAGCCACAGCCGCAGACTGTGGTAATGCCAACACACAGTTGGAGATGAACCAGTGCGCTGCTGATGAATATAAAAAAGTGGATGGTGAACTTAATCGACTTTATCAGGACGTCGTAAAGCGCATGGTTCTTGAAGAACATACGACCTTGCTCAGGTCAGCACAGAGAAAGTGGATCGCGTATCGCGACGCTGACTGTGAATTTCAGACCTTTCCAACAACCGGAGGATCGGTTCATGGCATGGTGTATTCCCAATGCTTGACACAGAAAACCGCTGAGCGCGTAAAAGAACTCAAAAACATGTTAAGTTGTAAAGAAGGGGATTTAAGCTGCCCACTTTAA